The following proteins come from a genomic window of Brevibacillus antibioticus:
- a CDS encoding winged helix-turn-helix transcriptional regulator: MMYLLNGKEYPCPIELAISVFAGRWKVSIICQLLKGKKRYGELKKNIIGVNHKMLAEQLRELEEAGIVKREVYPVVPPKVEYELTELGQGLGPVIEYLREWGAHFQTAVPEESLSTAHGS, from the coding sequence ATGATGTACCTATTAAATGGCAAGGAATATCCTTGCCCGATCGAGCTTGCCATCTCGGTTTTTGCGGGTAGATGGAAGGTATCGATCATTTGTCAGTTGCTTAAAGGGAAAAAAAGGTACGGAGAGTTAAAGAAAAATATAATCGGTGTGAATCATAAAATGCTGGCAGAGCAATTGCGAGAGTTGGAGGAAGCAGGAATCGTCAAGCGTGAAGTGTATCCTGTCGTTCCGCCAAAAGTAGAGTACGAGTTGACCGAGCTGGGGCAAGGCTTGGGACCTGTCATTGAGTATTTGCGAGAATGGGGAGCACATTTTCAAACAGCGGTACCAGAAGAGTCTCTATCTACTGCTCATGGGTCATGA
- a CDS encoding suppressor of fused domain protein yields MKNVLLEEFSPICPIQAFVEEDENGVFFYLWDYPGEEHASIRSCWVRNYRPAPDSIDFDAMQDGQAPMLPRDCCAHPDGADRLDPEQLSIVWLEEGDAAALLYEDEVLCVIPAWAGPSPDGSHYPSYARDCTGESHLCFPLGTPETNAMFARIEAAQHFWTSWDGNPWPDIQQQFMDAITSTLGPVKQYYGIDGGHWPPKALVTIAKGDVTYALTLGVSILRQPKVEQYTEEPEQLRRFELAFACETKWLAQNEQQLLAYISGQTSLPWSYMTFLAQGHTIPCQEISQLNSRFSSMLLAKPEDAPTIPLPLMAGDPVNLLWMIPITAEEQQYAEMNGSEQLTQHSAGDGTDWIFNGVAKFMK; encoded by the coding sequence ATGAAAAACGTTCTATTAGAGGAGTTCTCCCCCATTTGTCCGATTCAAGCTTTTGTCGAAGAGGATGAGAACGGCGTCTTTTTTTATTTGTGGGATTATCCCGGTGAGGAGCATGCCAGCATTCGCTCTTGTTGGGTAAGAAATTACAGACCTGCACCGGACTCGATCGATTTCGATGCCATGCAGGATGGTCAAGCTCCCATGCTTCCACGCGATTGCTGTGCTCATCCGGATGGAGCAGACAGGCTGGACCCGGAACAGCTCTCGATCGTTTGGCTGGAGGAAGGCGATGCAGCGGCACTTTTGTATGAGGATGAGGTGCTGTGTGTGATTCCCGCCTGGGCTGGCCCTTCTCCGGACGGCTCGCACTATCCTTCGTATGCGCGAGATTGCACCGGAGAATCTCATTTATGCTTTCCGCTGGGAACACCAGAAACGAACGCCATGTTTGCCCGTATCGAGGCTGCCCAGCATTTTTGGACGAGCTGGGATGGCAACCCTTGGCCTGACATCCAGCAGCAGTTCATGGATGCGATTACCTCAACTCTCGGCCCAGTTAAACAGTATTACGGCATCGACGGCGGTCACTGGCCCCCGAAAGCATTGGTCACCATCGCAAAAGGCGACGTTACCTATGCGTTGACCCTCGGCGTGTCCATATTGCGTCAGCCAAAAGTCGAGCAGTATACAGAAGAACCGGAGCAATTACGCCGATTCGAGCTGGCCTTTGCCTGCGAAACCAAATGGCTCGCCCAAAACGAACAGCAATTGCTGGCCTACATCAGCGGCCAAACCTCTCTGCCGTGGTCGTATATGACCTTCCTTGCACAAGGTCACACCATTCCGTGCCAGGAAATCAGTCAGCTTAACAGCCGTTTCTCCTCCATGCTACTCGCGAAGCCTGAGGATGCACCAACCATTCCACTTCCGCTCATGGCGGGTGATCCTGTGAATCTACTATGGATGATTCCGATTACCGCAGAGGAACAGCAGTATGCAGAAATGAACGGTTCCGAGCAATTAACTCAGCACTCCGCGGGAGATGGTACGGATTGGATCTTTAACGGGGTAGCGAAATTCATGAAGTAA
- a CDS encoding YcdB/YcdC domain-containing protein has product MKHKKKLASTFFIASLLATTPLWLQPQTMTVQAATNQGQEAKLSSAAEKTLQTLYAIQPELKNTDKKITGLKNGVYELRFDKGIAPGKMELYAMVGLDATTGALHRYENEQEMQKQNNQPSEAVAKQKSAAFLQKLLGDDFKKYKATQTTKGEWDAVTYTRHEHGVPVFTDRYVVGVNNTSVMYVNTFEGAPLRADSSLFAKPGKVMSKEEVTGKIASLMELTYSAHKKETGKPALKYSLESTGYLDAVTGEEFESASSLKSRYSDVIAVKPGGKKLTVSNADEAVKVLTEQFQIKMDGIELERDAHTPAEMKGEGETIYRSKGRDGRITVYTNNNEVTGFQVRGKVEMGNAIQHGNKLANAQLSYEQAKEKAMQFLQPYLDVSVKELKIDQTKIMMPSATAYSFSFYALHDGVVVTDQQYLVNVDGQTGEIVNFMDYFTKPTAPFPDKKTAISKEAAAKQFLKDRPAVLGYMFPVQNEKVQAKPSLVYSIDTVSYFLLDAVTGKSFK; this is encoded by the coding sequence GTGAAACATAAAAAGAAATTGGCAAGTACGTTTTTCATAGCAAGCCTGTTGGCGACAACTCCGCTATGGCTGCAACCACAAACGATGACCGTACAAGCTGCGACCAATCAAGGGCAGGAAGCGAAGCTCTCGTCAGCAGCGGAAAAAACACTCCAGACGCTCTACGCCATCCAGCCTGAATTGAAAAATACGGACAAAAAGATTACCGGACTGAAAAACGGTGTCTACGAGCTGCGCTTTGACAAAGGAATTGCTCCAGGCAAGATGGAGCTGTATGCCATGGTGGGCTTGGATGCAACGACAGGTGCTTTGCATCGCTACGAAAACGAACAGGAAATGCAGAAGCAAAACAATCAGCCATCGGAGGCGGTTGCCAAACAAAAATCTGCGGCATTTTTACAAAAGCTCTTGGGCGACGACTTCAAAAAGTACAAAGCTACCCAGACAACAAAGGGTGAATGGGATGCTGTCACCTACACGCGCCATGAGCATGGTGTACCTGTTTTTACCGATCGTTATGTCGTTGGCGTCAATAATACGAGTGTCATGTACGTGAATACGTTTGAAGGTGCTCCACTACGAGCAGACTCCTCCTTGTTTGCCAAGCCAGGAAAGGTAATGTCCAAAGAAGAAGTGACGGGGAAAATCGCTTCGCTCATGGAGCTCACTTATTCCGCGCATAAAAAGGAGACAGGAAAGCCGGCTTTGAAATACTCGCTAGAGTCGACCGGATACTTGGATGCTGTGACAGGAGAAGAATTCGAGAGTGCCTCTTCCCTTAAAAGCCGTTACTCGGATGTCATTGCTGTCAAGCCAGGCGGCAAAAAGCTCACAGTCAGCAATGCCGATGAAGCTGTGAAGGTGTTGACAGAACAATTTCAAATCAAAATGGATGGAATCGAGTTAGAGAGGGATGCGCATACCCCAGCGGAAATGAAAGGGGAAGGGGAAACGATTTACAGGTCCAAGGGAAGAGACGGCAGAATCACGGTCTATACGAACAACAACGAAGTGACCGGCTTTCAAGTCCGTGGGAAAGTCGAGATGGGCAATGCCATACAGCATGGTAACAAACTGGCAAATGCCCAGCTTTCGTACGAACAGGCAAAGGAAAAAGCGATGCAGTTTTTGCAGCCGTACCTCGACGTTAGTGTGAAAGAGCTGAAGATCGATCAGACCAAGATCATGATGCCTTCTGCAACGGCATACAGCTTTAGCTTCTACGCTCTGCATGACGGTGTGGTCGTGACAGACCAGCAATACCTCGTCAACGTAGACGGACAGACCGGGGAAATCGTAAATTTTATGGACTACTTTACGAAGCCTACTGCTCCGTTCCCGGACAAAAAGACCGCCATTTCCAAAGAAGCAGCCGCCAAACAGTTTTTGAAAGACCGTCCTGCTGTGCTCGGGTACATGTTCCCTGTTCAGAACGAGAAGGTGCAAGCAAAGCCTAGTCTGGTTTATTCCATCGACACGGTTTCTTACTTCTTACTTGATGCGGTAACAGGAAAGTCATTCAAATAA
- a CDS encoding M6 family metalloprotease domain-containing protein → MQRSFKGLFTSVFSLICVLYFQTDGFAAPAYDGVVKMKQPSGESFQAVMHGDEWFHWASTKDGDVLLQDQEGYWNYAELTSNDLQSTGIKYKIDEKPSEAVNEKNLMEWINEYDPQANKKQEFMNELQQEFSGSPEKNIDGSITPVTGAQKLLVLLIGFTDVDIAYNDNDWSNKFFSANQKSVKNYYNEVSNGKAQITPASEMYGTQNDGVVKVKLDYAHPDTSGKDIRTVITDALDKADPVVNFASFDTNNDQVIDSKDSFYIVTVLAGNEEASGGAAPNIWAHQWYAPNTNHDGVTVSGMYTTQGEKQFGHMATMGITAHELGHSLGLPDLYGANNHVSGLSIMANGTWNNLQGEDPGTTPTHMDAWSKAKLGFVTPTVVNATSNFTLQAIPNNYNVLKVPLKDNTYFLVENREKVGYDASLQTDSGGIAVWHIDESMNNNTSDPHPFIDIEQSVSEYQDPFYYTNNNHAASFGPNTNPNSNTYPGENSGVTITTTSTSNSAMNVNVAVTAGGASLIPQTNWTLKYVDSDELYNEAPKAFDGNNNTFWHTKWSPVAPMPHEIQIDLGATYSISKFSYLPRQDGQVNGTIKNYEFYVSSDGVNWGTAVATGTFANDTTLKEVSFAAKTGRYMKLRALSEINNNPWTSAAELNVFGQ, encoded by the coding sequence ATGCAAAGAAGTTTTAAAGGCCTGTTCACGTCTGTTTTTTCTTTGATCTGTGTTTTGTACTTTCAAACGGATGGTTTTGCCGCACCCGCATACGATGGAGTTGTCAAAATGAAGCAACCGTCTGGTGAATCGTTTCAAGCCGTGATGCATGGAGATGAATGGTTCCATTGGGCGAGCACAAAGGATGGCGATGTACTTTTACAAGATCAGGAGGGATATTGGAATTACGCTGAACTTACATCAAATGATCTGCAATCGACGGGGATAAAATATAAAATTGACGAAAAGCCTTCAGAAGCAGTAAATGAGAAAAATTTGATGGAATGGATAAATGAGTATGACCCTCAAGCAAATAAAAAACAGGAGTTCATGAATGAGCTTCAACAAGAATTTTCGGGATCGCCAGAAAAAAATATCGACGGAAGTATCACGCCAGTTACAGGAGCCCAAAAATTGCTTGTTTTGTTAATTGGATTTACAGATGTTGATATCGCCTATAATGACAACGATTGGAGCAACAAATTCTTTTCTGCAAATCAAAAGTCGGTAAAGAATTACTATAATGAAGTGAGTAATGGAAAAGCTCAGATCACCCCAGCATCCGAAATGTATGGTACGCAAAATGATGGAGTTGTGAAAGTAAAATTAGATTACGCCCATCCGGATACATCGGGAAAAGACATTAGGACGGTTATAACAGATGCACTGGATAAAGCGGATCCTGTGGTGAATTTTGCTAGTTTTGATACAAATAATGACCAAGTCATCGACTCTAAAGATAGCTTCTACATTGTAACTGTTCTTGCTGGTAATGAAGAGGCTAGTGGTGGTGCAGCACCAAATATTTGGGCACATCAGTGGTATGCTCCCAACACAAATCATGATGGTGTTACGGTATCAGGTATGTATACGACGCAGGGTGAAAAACAATTTGGTCATATGGCAACGATGGGTATCACTGCTCATGAATTGGGTCATTCCTTGGGCCTTCCAGATCTCTATGGTGCTAATAATCATGTGAGTGGTCTAAGTATAATGGCAAATGGAACCTGGAATAATCTCCAAGGGGAAGATCCTGGAACTACACCCACTCATATGGATGCCTGGTCAAAAGCAAAATTAGGATTTGTAACACCAACTGTAGTAAATGCCACTAGCAATTTTACGCTACAAGCCATCCCGAATAATTATAATGTTTTAAAAGTTCCTTTAAAGGATAATACGTATTTTTTAGTTGAGAATCGCGAAAAAGTTGGATATGATGCTAGTTTGCAAACAGATTCTGGTGGCATCGCGGTTTGGCACATTGATGAATCTATGAATAATAACACGAGTGATCCGCATCCTTTCATTGACATAGAGCAATCCGTAAGTGAATACCAAGACCCATTCTATTATACGAATAATAATCATGCTGCTTCCTTTGGTCCAAACACCAATCCGAACAGTAATACCTACCCTGGAGAAAATTCGGGAGTAACGATTACGACGACAAGCACAAGTAATTCTGCCATGAATGTAAATGTAGCAGTCACAGCAGGAGGAGCCAGTCTGATTCCGCAAACGAATTGGACGCTAAAATATGTAGACAGCGATGAATTGTACAATGAAGCCCCGAAAGCCTTTGATGGAAACAACAACACGTTTTGGCACACGAAATGGAGCCCCGTAGCTCCAATGCCGCACGAGATTCAAATTGACTTGGGTGCAACGTATAGCATTTCCAAATTCAGTTACCTGCCCAGACAAGATGGTCAAGTGAACGGAACGATCAAGAACTATGAGTTCTACGTCAGTAGTGATGGAGTGAATTGGGGAACAGCTGTAGCCACAGGTACCTTTGCAAATGATACCACGTTGAAAGAAGTCAGCTTTGCAGCCAAGACAGGTCGCTATATGAAACTGCGTGCCTTAAGCGAGATAAACAATAACCCATGGACAAGTGCGGCTGAACTCAATGTATTTGGGCAATAA
- a CDS encoding NAD(P)H-dependent oxidoreductase — protein sequence MRKDQIIEAYQFRHACKEFDAAKKITVEDFDFIMETARLSPSSFGFEPWNFLVLQDPTLREKLLPVAWGAQKQLPTASHFVIILARTKQEMAADSEYIQHIMKDTQDLPENVVQQKGAAYDHFLKNDFSLFDDERVMFQWASRQTYIALGNMMTSAAMIGIDSCPIEGFAKEKVEDILAAEGLLDRERFGVACMVAFGYRKNEPRAKTRQAKEEIIRFIG from the coding sequence ATGCGTAAAGATCAAATCATAGAAGCTTATCAATTCAGACATGCCTGCAAAGAGTTTGATGCAGCTAAAAAAATTACCGTTGAAGACTTTGATTTTATTATGGAGACTGCTCGCCTGTCGCCCAGCTCCTTTGGTTTTGAACCATGGAACTTCCTCGTGCTGCAAGACCCGACTCTTAGAGAGAAGCTGTTGCCGGTCGCATGGGGTGCCCAAAAGCAACTGCCGACCGCAAGCCATTTTGTCATCATACTGGCACGGACCAAACAAGAAATGGCCGCTGATTCCGAATATATCCAGCATATCATGAAAGACACGCAGGACTTGCCTGAAAACGTCGTACAGCAAAAAGGCGCGGCTTACGATCACTTCCTGAAAAACGATTTCTCCCTGTTTGACGACGAGCGAGTCATGTTCCAATGGGCATCCAGACAGACCTATATCGCACTTGGCAATATGATGACGTCTGCTGCCATGATCGGCATTGATTCCTGCCCCATTGAAGGCTTTGCAAAAGAAAAAGTCGAGGATATCCTTGCGGCGGAGGGGCTCCTCGACAGAGAACGCTTCGGCGTCGCTTGCATGGTGGCTTTTGGCTACCGAAAAAATGAACCCCGTGCGAAAACCAGACAAGCGAAAGAAGAGATTATTCGTTTTATCGGGTAA
- a CDS encoding YcdB/YcdC domain-containing protein, which yields MKLNPSMMTVIAACLLASASAWTTHQPTVQAASDVKKEESRKNDYSQDVQNSLDKLFEAIPELKGYRLIDKRYEEDTFRRYPEPIWSLHFTNRPKTDEKEEYDAYSSVSLELDAQTGRLLFMDIQNPAWASTEYPEEKLARDKASTFIEDLFGTEAKQLKAEQNLGRGKAGSGDGKGNKLEWARSTVKYHSLINDLPLSNSSISVSVDHAGHIIRYEAYHFIDPSKVNWPDPKKAITLEEASKIYKDKLKMDLAYVLEQPISYAQNGKPAEKKPMLIYQLNTIGWIDALTGKVTGEETEMARESVHVKGEGKSIKIASREQGEKWLKTQFGIDVSGATFEYDDHKDNLSEGLQTIESYQWMNDSNKGMPAFDMVSLITDEQSDRLIDFDLNFPDERKTEQKISVEEAKKKAIAALVPYLDPALTELTLIVESPEEDIPEWVDKNKLDKEEDKAYSFTFLAKRNGIEVSDESYRVGVDKATGTITELNLHPLNPGITLPDSKKIVSEAEAKETIQQEIDLELVYVWEQYDGQRAPEPQLVYQRKWKSGYSFIDASTGKLVKVSRQ from the coding sequence ATGAAACTCAATCCATCCATGATGACGGTTATAGCGGCGTGCTTACTTGCCTCTGCATCTGCATGGACTACCCATCAACCAACGGTACAAGCAGCAAGCGATGTGAAAAAGGAAGAGTCTCGAAAAAATGATTATTCCCAAGATGTTCAGAATTCTCTGGACAAGCTGTTTGAGGCGATTCCAGAGTTGAAAGGGTATCGACTAATTGATAAACGTTATGAGGAAGACACCTTTCGCCGTTATCCAGAACCAATCTGGAGCTTGCACTTCACCAACAGGCCAAAAACAGATGAAAAAGAAGAGTATGACGCATACTCATCCGTTAGCCTTGAGCTGGATGCACAGACGGGCAGACTGCTTTTCATGGATATCCAAAATCCAGCATGGGCTTCAACCGAGTATCCGGAAGAAAAGCTTGCCAGAGACAAGGCTTCCACTTTTATCGAGGACTTATTCGGTACGGAAGCAAAACAGCTGAAAGCCGAACAAAATCTCGGTAGGGGAAAAGCAGGATCAGGTGACGGCAAGGGCAACAAGCTGGAATGGGCTCGCTCCACCGTGAAATACCACTCTCTCATCAATGACCTCCCTCTGTCCAACAGCTCTATCTCCGTATCCGTTGATCATGCTGGCCATATTATTCGCTATGAAGCGTATCATTTCATCGATCCTAGCAAAGTGAATTGGCCTGATCCGAAAAAAGCGATAACACTTGAGGAAGCAAGCAAAATCTATAAGGACAAGCTTAAGATGGACCTGGCATACGTATTGGAGCAGCCGATTTCCTATGCTCAAAATGGAAAACCGGCAGAAAAGAAACCGATGCTTATTTATCAACTGAATACCATTGGTTGGATCGATGCTCTGACCGGCAAAGTCACAGGGGAAGAAACCGAAATGGCAAGGGAGAGTGTTCATGTAAAAGGAGAAGGGAAAAGCATCAAAATAGCTTCCCGCGAACAAGGAGAGAAATGGCTGAAAACACAGTTTGGTATTGATGTTTCTGGTGCGACCTTTGAATACGATGATCACAAGGACAATCTATCAGAAGGACTTCAGACAATCGAATCCTATCAGTGGATGAACGATTCAAATAAAGGTATGCCTGCATTTGATATGGTTAGCCTCATTACAGATGAACAGAGTGATCGGCTCATCGACTTCGATCTGAATTTCCCGGATGAACGAAAAACAGAGCAGAAAATCAGTGTAGAGGAAGCGAAGAAAAAGGCGATCGCAGCACTCGTACCTTATCTTGACCCGGCGTTAACGGAGCTAACGCTTATCGTGGAGTCTCCTGAAGAAGATATTCCGGAGTGGGTAGACAAGAACAAGCTGGATAAGGAAGAGGATAAAGCGTATTCATTCACTTTCCTCGCAAAACGCAACGGGATCGAAGTGTCTGATGAGTCTTATAGGGTGGGGGTAGACAAGGCAACGGGCACGATTACAGAGTTAAACCTCCACCCTCTCAACCCGGGCATTACCCTTCCCGATTCCAAGAAAATTGTAAGTGAAGCAGAAGCAAAAGAAACGATCCAACAAGAAATTGACCTGGAACTGGTCTATGTGTGGGAGCAGTATGATGGTCAAAGAGCTCCCGAACCTCAACTGGTCTATCAGCGCAAATGGAAGAGTGGCTATAGCTTTATCGATGCTTCGACAGGGAAGCTCGTCAAGGTGTCCCGCCAATAA
- a CDS encoding DUF2089 family protein gives MERDEIPSWVLALDKETLEFIRKFIISSGSLKGMADEYGVSYPTVRAKLDRIIKKIELHSKEAEVEFVQMIKNLVIDERMSLEVAKLVIEKYKQERDESR, from the coding sequence ATGGAACGCGACGAAATTCCATCTTGGGTGTTAGCTCTGGACAAGGAGACCCTAGAATTTATCAGGAAGTTCATTATCAGTTCGGGCTCTCTCAAGGGTATGGCTGATGAGTACGGTGTATCGTACCCAACGGTGAGGGCCAAGCTCGACCGAATCATTAAAAAGATCGAATTACATAGCAAGGAAGCGGAAGTAGAGTTCGTGCAAATGATCAAAAACCTGGTCATTGACGAACGGATGAGTTTGGAGGTAGCCAAGCTCGTTATTGAAAAATATAAACAAGAAAGAGATGAAAGCAGATGA
- a CDS encoding RNA polymerase sigma factor — MDAREDRGQQDISGIYRMYSKEVYQYLYHFIGSREAAEDLTQEVFVRVIKSLHRFEERSSMRTWILHIAKHVAIDEYRKKRLQTIFAGTLLKLLPSSEGLPEKELQDKEERTHFEKALLQLKPKYRNVIVLRGIREYTVKETAEILGCTEAKVKVDFHRAMKMVKETALHIYEKGAGVHEIS; from the coding sequence TTGGATGCTCGAGAAGATCGAGGTCAGCAAGACATATCAGGGATATACAGGATGTATTCCAAAGAAGTCTATCAGTATCTCTATCATTTTATCGGAAGTCGGGAAGCCGCAGAGGATTTGACCCAAGAAGTGTTTGTTCGCGTCATTAAATCCTTGCATAGATTTGAGGAGCGCTCGAGTATGCGCACTTGGATTTTACATATTGCCAAGCATGTCGCTATCGATGAATACAGAAAGAAACGGCTACAAACGATTTTTGCCGGGACCTTGCTAAAGCTGTTGCCCAGCTCAGAGGGTTTGCCGGAAAAAGAGTTGCAGGATAAAGAGGAACGTACTCATTTTGAAAAAGCGTTGCTGCAACTGAAGCCCAAGTACCGAAACGTCATCGTATTGCGGGGAATCAGAGAGTATACGGTGAAGGAAACAGCGGAAATTCTCGGCTGCACAGAGGCGAAGGTCAAGGTAGACTTTCACCGCGCGATGAAAATGGTAAAAGAAACGGCGTTACACATTTATGAAAAGGGGGCTGGTGTGCATGAAATTTCCTAG
- a CDS encoding YcdB/YcdC domain-containing protein: MKFPSDEEVLQEFRNRPDAVPRSEFLHTLERKLVEVDQQHRSRSKTRRTTIRLGLSAAVLLAVFLLAPMFTRLITHPESIMTMQPEVPLVLKGQQLKLAEVSPAAKQTLEKLFNLVPELKTMEPKIIGKEDGIYEIVFYQKEQGTEQRYASVEMVAVTGKMSRYENEKAMDEGAPSTEEQAKRVSAAFLQALLGDEFKQYRASQTSGNDWDAVTYTRYANGLPVFSDRYVVGVNRNGVTYVNTFEAAPLQISAESFAKPNAVLSEEELSEKVASLMELTYFASSRHTGKPALTYSLQTTGYVNAVTGEEVWGEASYKSRYSAPIPVTPGGKKVTVQTEEEVARAVAEQFQVKLDEFILTGGDKKIKGEQMTTYKAKEGLGRVTVYSNNGVITGFQVRRSKETVSSIQHQNHPVNAQLSYDEAKEKAVQFLQPYLDSRVEELKIDETQISMPSATAYSFSFYTLHNGVIVADQHYLVNVDGQNGEIVNFMDYFTSPTESFPELDTVLSREEAAKRFLQSHPVELGYVLPVADGVLQQKPLLVFTMNMISGFRMDTVTGKAFK; encoded by the coding sequence ATGAAATTTCCTAGCGATGAAGAAGTGTTACAGGAATTTCGGAACAGACCGGATGCAGTCCCCCGCAGCGAGTTTTTGCACACATTGGAAAGAAAGCTGGTCGAGGTCGATCAACAGCATCGCAGCAGAAGTAAAACGCGACGCACGACAATTCGACTGGGATTATCCGCAGCGGTGCTGCTCGCAGTCTTTTTGCTGGCGCCGATGTTTACCCGGCTGATTACCCATCCGGAATCTATCATGACGATGCAGCCAGAAGTTCCGCTCGTGTTGAAGGGTCAGCAGCTGAAGCTGGCGGAAGTATCCCCTGCCGCAAAGCAAACCTTGGAAAAACTGTTCAATCTCGTTCCGGAACTAAAGACGATGGAACCCAAAATCATCGGAAAAGAAGATGGGATCTATGAGATTGTCTTCTATCAAAAGGAGCAAGGAACAGAACAGCGTTACGCATCTGTGGAGATGGTGGCAGTCACGGGGAAAATGAGCCGCTACGAAAATGAGAAAGCGATGGATGAAGGGGCCCCTTCTACAGAAGAACAAGCGAAGCGAGTATCTGCTGCCTTTTTGCAAGCGCTGTTGGGAGACGAATTCAAGCAGTACCGAGCGAGTCAAACCAGCGGCAATGATTGGGATGCGGTGACCTATACGCGCTATGCAAATGGATTGCCCGTTTTCTCGGATCGATACGTCGTTGGTGTAAACCGTAATGGTGTCACCTATGTCAATACGTTTGAAGCGGCGCCACTGCAAATATCGGCGGAGTCGTTTGCCAAACCGAACGCTGTATTGTCTGAAGAAGAACTCTCGGAGAAAGTCGCGTCGCTGATGGAGCTTACCTATTTTGCGAGTTCGAGACATACTGGGAAGCCAGCGCTGACGTATTCTCTTCAGACGACTGGATACGTGAATGCGGTGACAGGAGAAGAGGTTTGGGGGGAAGCGTCCTATAAAAGCCGATACTCCGCTCCGATCCCGGTAACCCCTGGAGGCAAGAAGGTCACGGTGCAAACGGAGGAAGAAGTGGCGAGGGCTGTGGCGGAACAGTTTCAGGTGAAGCTGGATGAATTTATCCTCACTGGTGGCGATAAGAAGATCAAGGGCGAGCAGATGACGACCTACAAGGCCAAGGAAGGGCTAGGCAGAGTCACCGTCTACTCAAACAACGGGGTAATCACAGGCTTTCAGGTGCGCCGTAGTAAAGAGACGGTCAGCTCCATACAGCATCAGAACCATCCAGTAAATGCCCAGCTTAGCTATGACGAGGCCAAAGAAAAAGCCGTTCAGTTTTTGCAGCCTTATCTGGACAGCCGTGTGGAGGAATTGAAGATCGACGAGACCCAGATATCGATGCCTTCTGCAACGGCGTACAGCTTCAGCTTTTACACCCTTCATAATGGCGTGATCGTTGCTGATCAGCATTACCTCGTCAATGTGGATGGGCAAAACGGGGAGATTGTCAATTTCATGGACTATTTCACGAGTCCAACTGAATCTTTCCCGGAATTGGATACAGTCCTATCGAGGGAAGAAGCAGCCAAGCGATTTTTGCAGAGCCATCCGGTTGAATTGGGATATGTGCTTCCGGTAGCAGATGGGGTGCTGCAACAAAAGCCACTTCTGGTTTTTACGATGAACATGATTTCTGGCTTTAGGATGGATACGGTAACAGGAAAGGCATTCAAATAG